From the genome of Streptomyces ficellus:
TCGCGCAGACACTGAAGACGCTCTCCGTCGGCACCGCCTACGCGATCTGGGCCGGCGCGGGCACGGCGGCCGTCGCCGCCATCGGAATGGTCTTCCTCGACGAGTCGACCAGCCTCGTCAAGATCGCCGGCATCCTCCTGGTCATCGCCGGGGTCGTCGTCCTCAACATCGGCGGAGCCCACTGATGGCGCCGCGCCGCTACGACCCTGGCCGGCGCGACCGCATCATCGACGCCGCGATCCGGGTCGTCGGACGCGGCGGCATCGCCGGGCTCAGCCACCGCACGGTGGCCGCGGAGGCGGACGTGCCGCTCGGCTCCACGACGTACCACTTCGCCTCCCTCGACGAACTGCTCGTCGCCGCGCTGCGCCGCACCGGCGAGAACTTCGCCGCCGCCGTCCGCACCAGCGGCGCGCTCACCGACCCCGGGGCCGACCTCGCCGCGGAGCTCGCCCGGCTCACCGGGGAGTGGCTCGGCGGCGAACGCACCGGCGTGGAGCTGGAGTACGAGCTGTACCTCGCCGCTCTCCGCCGTCCGGCGCTGCGGCCCGTGGCCGCCGAGTGGGCGGACGGCGTGGCCGCCGCCCTCGCGGGCCGCACCGACCCGGCCACCGCCCGCGCGCTGGTCGCCCTGATCGACGGGATCTGCCTCCAGGTCCTGCTCACGGACACGGTCTACGACGAGGCGTACGCCGCCGAGATGCTGGGGCGCCTGCTCGCGTGAACCCTTCCCGGGCCTGCGGGCAACAAGGGACGTGACCACACCCGCCAGAGACGGAGCCCCCGTGACCGGCCCACCGGGCAAGGACGACGCCACCGTCATCGCCGCGTCCCTGGACCGCCCCGAGGACTTCGCCGAGCTGTACAACCGGCACGCCGCCGACATCCACCGGTACGCCGCCCGGCGGCTCGGTGACGCGGCCGCCGACGACATCACCGCCGACACGTTCCTCGCCGCGTTCCGGGCCCGATCCCGCTACGACCTCACCCGCGCCAACGCACGGCCCTGGCTGTACGGCATCGCCGCCAACCTGATCGGCAAGCAGCGCCGCGCCGAGATCCGCGCGCTCAACGCGCTCGCCCGCACCGGACGCGACCCGGTCGCCGAGTCCTGGGTCGACCACGCCGACGACCGCGTCACCGCCCAGGCCGCGCACCGCCCGCTCGCCGGCGCGCTCGCGTCCCTGTCGGGCGGCGACCGGCACGTGCTGCTGCTGGTCGCCTGGGCGGACCTGACGTACCAGGAGGTCGCCGAGGCGCTCTCCATCCCCGTCGGCACCGTCCGCTCCCGCCTCAACCGGGCCCGCAAGAAGGTGCGGGCCGCGCTGGGCGACTGCGACCCCACCCTCGTACGCGACTTCGCTCCGGAGGCCAGCCATGGATGAGATGCGCACGCTCCAGGACTTCCGCGCGGACGCCCCTGCCCCCGACCACGCCCGCCTCACCCCCGGCCGCCAGCGCCTCCTCGACGAGGCGGCCCGGCCCCGGCGCCTGCGGGCGGGGTGGTTGCTCGCGACGGCGGGTGCGGCGGCCGCGGTCACGGCGGTGGCGGTGCTCGTCACACTGCTGCCGGGCAGCCCGGAACCCCCGCCGCCCGCGGTCAAGCCCAAGCCGGACCAGTGGGTCTACCGCAAGACCCAGTGGTACGGGCCCCGGTGCGACACCGTGCGCAGCGGCCGCCCGGGCATGGAGTGGCTCGCCTTCGACCTCCGCCACCAGCAGGGCGACCAGCCCTGCTCGCTGGAGCAGCGCGCGGAGCCTCCCGAGGAGGCGTGGGAGCGCTACGACGGCCGGGAGGAGCGGCCCGGCTTCGACGCCACGCCTCCCGCGCAGACCCCGACGGGCGCCAGGGACAACGGGGCCGGCAGTGACACCCTCACCCACCGGCAGGCGGACGCCCTGGTCGAGGACCTGCCGGACGATCCCGGGGCCGCCCTCGTACTGATCCGGAAGCGCTCCATCCCGAGCAGTGTGTCCAGCGCGTGGCGCATGACCCGGGCCCAGCGCGACTTCGAGGAGATCGCGGAAATCCTGGGAACCGCGACCACCGTGCCCGAGGACAAGAGGAAGGTACTGCTGCGGACCGCCGGGGACCTGGAGGGAGCGCGGTCGGTCTCCACCGACGCGCCGGGGAGCGACCGGAAGCTCACGGCACTCTGGGTGGAGGGCAACCACCGCGACTACGCGTACGAGCGGAACACCTTCCGCGTCCTGATCGACCCGGAGACCCGCGAATTCCGCGGCTTCCAGCTGGTGGCCGGGATGGGGTACTGGGTCGGCGGCAAGAAGTCCGGCGGGCCCTTCGTGGCCAAGGGCACCGTCCTCGCCACCGGCCTGCGCACCGCCACCGAGGTCGTCGGCAAACCCGACCAGCGCCCCTGACGCCCGGCCCCTGACGGACGGGCCGGTCGCCCGCCCCGGGACGGGGGTCCGGGGCGGGCGGCCGGGCGGGGCGCGGGCGGGCGACCGGGAGGTGAGACCGGTTCGCCCGGGTGGTGGCGCGCCGGTTAGGTTTCAGGCATGACTTCTGCACCTCGCACCACCGGCGCCGTCGCCGCCGGCCTCGCCACCATCGCCGGTGACGGCACCGTCCTCGACACCTGGTTCCCGGCCCCCGAGCTCGTCGCCGAGCCCGGCCCCGCCGGGACGGAGCGGCTGACCGCCGACCAGGCCGTGAACCTCCTCGGTGACGGCGCCGCCAAGGCCATCGGCGTCGACGCCCGCCGCGGCGTCGAGGTCGTCGCCGTGCGCACGGTCGTCTCCTCGCTCGACGACAAGCCGCTCGACGCCCACGACGCGTACCTGCGCCTGCACCTGCTCAGCCACCGGCTGGTCAAGCCGCACGGCCAGAGCCTCGACGGGATCTTCGGGCTGCTCGCCAACGTCGCCTGGACGTCCCTCGGCCCGGTCGCCGTCGACGACCTGGAGAAGGTCCGGCTGAACGCCCGCGCCGAGGGCCTGCACCTGCAGGTCACCAGCGTCGACAAGTTCCCCCGCATGACCGACTACGTCGCGCCCAAGGGCGTCCGGATCGCCGACGCCGACCGCGTCCGGCTCGGCGCGCACCTCGCCGCCGGGACGACCGTCATGCACGAGGGCTTCGTCAACTTCAACGCCGGCACGCTCGGCACGTCGATGGTCGAGGGCCGCATCTCCGCGGGCGTCGTCATCGGCGACGGCTCCGACATCGGTGGCGGCGCCTCCACGATGGGCACCCTCTCCGGCGGCGGCAACGTCATCATCTCCGTCGGCGAGCGCTGCCTGATCGGCGCCGAGGCGGGCGTCGGGATCGCCCTCGGTGACGAGTGCGTCGTCGAGGCCGGCCTCTACATCACCGCCGGCACCCGCGTCACGATGCCCGACGGCCAGATCGTGAAGGCCCGCGAGCTGTCCGGCGCGTCGAACATCCTCTTCCGCCGCAACTCGGTCACCGGCACCGTCGAGGCCCGCCCGAACAACGCGGTGTGGGGCGGCCTCAACGACATCCTGCACAGCCACAACTGACCCGTGCGGTGGTGCACCGATTCGTGTGATCGTGCGTGACCTTTCCGCCACTCGGGTGGATAAGCAGGTCGCAACGGTCACACGATTCGGCGGCGCGAGGGACGGTTCATATGAAGATCGCAAGGCTGATCCTGCCGGGCGCGCTGGCCCTGGCGGCCGCCCTCTCCCCGGGAACCGCCCACGCCGATGAGGCGCACAGCGGCTCGGACAACGGCCACCGCGTGTCGCTGCTGTCCATCGGCCAGATCGACGACCCCATGGAGGACGTGCTGGAGCACGTCGCCATCCTCGGTCACAACCGCGTCGTCGGGTCCTGAGACCAGCTCCCCGTACGCGGCCCGCAGCCCGTCGACCACCTCCCGGTCGGCGGGCTGCGGCGTTCGCGGACCCGCCGGCGGGCCGCTCGGGCGGGCCGCTCGGGCGGGCCGCCCGGGCGGGCGGGACGAGCGGGTGAGGGTCATGATCGGAGGGTGCGGCCCGGCACGGCGCTGGGCTGCCTGTTCCTGCCCGTTCGCACGGGTGAGCGTTGCTGGAGCATCGGCTGGTTGCGAGAAGGCCCGGCGGGGTACCCGGACCTTCCCGTACGAGATGGGAGGCGATTCGCGTGGCCGGAGAACCCTCGGTCGGCGAGCTGGTGAAGCAGGCGTCGGAACAGCTCTCCGACCTGGTGAAGACCGAGATGCGCACGGCACAGGCCGAGATGATGCAGAAGGGGAAACGCGCCGGCAAGGGCGGCGGCATGCTCGGTGCCGCGGCCGCCGTCGGCTACGTCGGGCTGATCGGGGTGTGGGCCACCGTGGCCGCCGCCCTGGCCATCGTCCTCGACGTATGGCTCGCGGTGCTGATCGCGACCGCGCTGTTCCTGGCCGTCGCCGGTGCGCTCGCGGTCATGGGCCGCGCGCAGCTGAAACGGGCGGTGCCGCCCAAACCGGAGCGGGCGATCGACGGCGTGCGATCGGACGTCCACGAGCTCAAGGAGAGGGTCCACCGATGACACGGGACACGCACCACAGCCCCGGGCCTGACGAACTCCGCCTCCAGGCGGCACGCAAGCGGCAGGAACTGGGCGAGACCATCGACCAGCTCATGGCCAAGACCGATGTGAAGGCGCGCGCCGCCCACCTCGTGCACGACAAGACACCGGAACAGGTCCGTGAGAACACCCGGCCCCTCCTCGCGGCGGTCGCCGCGGCCGTGGTGGCGGGTGTCGTGCTGTGGCAGCTGCGGCGCAGCGGAAAGTGGGGGTGAGCGCCGCAATGGCGAAGCAGAAGAAGCGCAAGCAGAAGCTCCTCTACCGGCCGGTGGGCATCCTGCTCGGCATGGCGGGCGGCGCCGTGGCGAGCACGCTGTTCGCCAAGGCGTGGGCGGCGGTCGGTGACGGTGACGCCCCGGACGCCATGGACGAGGAACGGGAGTGGAAGGAGATCCTCCTGGCCGCGGCCATCCAGGGCGCCATCTTCGCGGTGGTCAAGGCGGCGGTCGACCGCTCCGGCGCGGTGGGCGTACGGCGCCTCACCGGCACCTGGCCGGGCTGACGGTCCCGGCCGGGCCGCCCGCGTCCCGCGTCCGGCATTGACCTCAACCGCACTTCATTTCCCACCATGGTCGTGCAGCCGCGCCCGCACCGGGCGCGGCCCTCAGCGGGAGGAACACGACATGACCGTGGTCAGCGAGCCCCACGCCCGTCCGGACCTGCGGCGCCCCGGCACCGGCGTCGTCAAGGTGAGCACCTGGCGCGTCGGTACGCCGGAGCGGCAGCGGGCCGCCGTCGACGCCATCGCCGCGGCCTGGCGCCGCCGGGACTGGCCGGACGTGGGGCTGCGGTCGTACACCGTCCACATCGGCGAGGACGGGGACACGCTCCTGCACTACTCGCAGTGGACCAGCGAGGAGGCGTACGAGGAGTTCTTCCGGTCCCACCGGGACGAGCGGAACGCCGAGATCGACGCCGCCGTCCCCGGCATCGAGCGCGTCGCGCTCCACTCGTACGCGCTCTACCGCAGCGCCCCGCCGGACCCGGACGACCACCGCGTACCCGGCTGCGTCGTGATCGTCGACGTCGAGTTCGACGGGCCGGACCCCGATCGCCAACGCGCTTGGGTGGACGGCGTGTTCGACGCGCTCGCCGGTGACCCGGCCCCCCACCCCGGCGGCATGTCGGCCCACTTCCATCTCGGCCTCGACGGCACCCGGGTGCTCAACTACGCCGAGTGGGAGAGCGCCGGGGCGCACGTCGAGGCACTCGCCGCGCCCGGCGACGGGGTCGGCTCCGACACCCCGCAGTGGCGGAAGGTACTGACCTTCCCCGGCGTCGTCGGGGGCGGGGTGAAGCGGTACGCGCCCGCGCTGAGCCTCGGCGCGGGCGCGGGCGCGCACTGAGCGACTACGGCCGGAAGCGCAGGACCTGCGGGTCGTGATCGCTGTTCTGCTCGGCGAACTCGGCGTTGATGTGCACGCTGTCGTACGCGAAGCGGCGGATCGACGGGCTGGTCAGGATCTGGTCCAGCACCTGGCTGTTGCCCTGGTAGACGTACGAGTAGCGCTCGCTGCGGGGCAGCGAGGTGATCGCCGCGCGGAGGGCGCCGTCGGCCGTCAGGGCCTTCGTCGTCCCCGAGAACTCGAAGTCGTTGATGTCGCCGAGCACGACGACGTCGGCGCCGCGCTGGACCTCCAGGACGTCCTTGACGAAGGCGTTGACCGCCTGCGCCTGCTGGAGCCGCTTGGCCTCGGAGGAACGGTTCGGCGGCTGGTGGTGCGAGACCAGCGACTCGTCGCCGCCCTTCGAGCCGAAGTGGTTGGCGATGACGAACACCGTCTCGCCCCGGAAGGTGAACTCGCCCGCCAGCGGCTTGCGGCTGTTCTCCCAGGCCGTGTTCGCCGGGTCGATCCGGCCGGGGGAGTGGGTCAGGGCCGCCCGGCCCTTCTCGCGGACCACACCGGTCGCCGTCGCGGCGTCGCCGCCCGCGCGGTCCGTGAAGGACACCCGCGCCGGGTTGAACAGGAACGCCTGGCGGATGTTGCCGCCCGGCTCACCGCCGTCCTTGTTGTTCTCCGGGTCGATGCTGCGCCACTGGTACGCCGGGCCGCCGGCCGCGACGATCGCGTCCGTGAACTTCTTCAGCGTCTGGTCGGCGGCGACGGTACCGTCGTTCTTGGCGCCGTTGTTGTCCTGGATCTCCTCCAGGGCGAGGACGTCCGGCGAGGCCAGGTTCTCGACGACCGCCTTCGCCAGCGCGTCGAACTTCTCCTGGGGGTCCGAGGGGTCGAGGTTCTCGACGTTGTACGTCGCCACCGCCAGCTCGCCGCGGTGCTGCTTCCTGGTCCGCTCCCGCTCCAGGCCGCGGTCGGCGACCGTGCCGAGGGTGCGGGCGGTGAGCGTGTAGCCGCCGAACTGGTTGAAGTCCAGCGGGCCCTCGGTCGTCCCGGTCAGCCAGTCGCCGACGTTCGCCTTCGGGAAGGGCTGCTCGGAGACCGGGGCGAGCGACTGGATCTGGAGGCGCCCGGTGTTCTGCGCGGTGTACGAGCCGTAGACCGTGCCGCCGCGCCGGTTGTCGTTCTCGTGCGGCTTCACCGTCACCCACAGCTCGTGGTACGGGTCGGTCGCGCCGACGACCCGGGAGGAGCCGACGCGGACGTTGGTGCCCTCCAGGGACTCGTAGTAGTCCAGGGCGTACCGGCCGGGCCGCAGGGTCAGCCCGTTGACGGACCCGCCGGCCGCCGGGTCGCCCGCCGGGGCGTACGCGGACGGCACGGAACGGGCCGAGACGGTGACCGGCGCCGGGACCGGGTTGCCCGAGGAGATGACGGTGACCGTGGGCTTGGTGATCTGCGTCAGCGACTGGTTCCCGGACGACGCACCCCCCGGGACGTACTCGGTGACCGTGCCGGAGACGGTGACCGCGTCACCGACGGCGACCGTCGGGACGGAGCCCGTGTAGACGAAGACGCCCTCGCTGGTGGCCGGGTTCGCGTCGGCCTGCGTGTCCTGGAACCAGAAGCCGCGCGAGCCGTACGCCCGTACGCCGGTGACGACGCCGGTCACACCGCTGACCTGCTGCCCGACCAGCGGGGATATCCGGGTGGTGCCCTGGATGTCGTGGATGCGTGTCGCGTCGGCGGTGTCCGCGGCGGTCGCCGACCCGGTGGCGACCAGGCCGGCGGCGAGAGCGGCGGCGACCACGGCCGAAACGGCGGCGGTGCGCGGTGCGGTGCGCGGCGCGGATCTCGGAAGGGAGGAAGGCATCACGATGCTCCGAAGGTGGTGGAGGGTACTGAGCGGTAGCTCTACGCGCGTCAATCTCTTGGCTTGAACCTGTACTTGTCAAGGGTTCGGCGGGAGGCCCGTCGGTGTACGGGACTTGACCGGTACATGAACTGCCAGGCAGGGCCCCGAATACGTCTACGCTGGGGGCCGCCCGACCCCGCGCACGTCCCGAGGAGAAACCGCTGATGTCGTCGGAACGCCCCACCCTGCCGCCGGTGCGGCTGCCCTCGGACGCGGAGCTGGCGCGCGACGCGCTCGCCGCCCCGCTGCTCGCCAGGGCCGTGCGGCTCGCCCGCTGGGCGGGACCCGGGACCCGGGTCGGCGCGGGCGGCGAACTCGTCGACGAACAACTGCCCGCCGCCGCCGAAGCGCTCGGGCTCGCCCCCGACGACGACGGCGCCGCCTACGCCAGCGAGGCCTGGCGCGTCGCCGTCGACACCGGACTCGTCGCCGTCGAGGACCCCCAGGACGACGAGAACGGCGCCGAAGAGGGCACCGTCGAGGCCGGCGACCAGCTCGCGCTCGTCACCGGCGGCACCCCCCAGGACGTCCTCGCCCTGTGGCTCGACGCCCTGGAGACCGCGTACGCCGACGCGACCGCCCCCCTCATCGACGACCTCGCCGACCACCTCGGCGACGACGGAGAACTCGACCTCGACTCCCTCGACTGGGACCCGCAGGCCGAAGCCGACTTCCTCGACGGCGTCCTCGGCAACCTCTACCTCCTCACCGTCACCGAAGGCGGCTCCGGCGACGCCCCCGTACCCCTGCCGGCGCTCGCCGCGTCGATGATCGTCCCCGACGACATGGGCGAACCGACCGACGACGTCCTGGAACAGGTCTCCGACGCCATGATGCGGCTGGACGACCAGTTCCAGGTCCTCGAACCCATCGGCCTCGTCGAATACCAGCCCGTCGACGAGGCCCTCATGGCCGAAGAGGGCGAAGAGCCCACGCCCCTGGGCGACGACGAGGACGTCTCCCGGTACGGACTCGTCAAACTCACCCCCCTCGGGCTGTACGGCGTCCGCGCCCGCATGCTGGAGGCCGGCGTGGACGCGCCCGCCGTCGGCGACCTCGCCGACAAGGGCGCCGACACCCTGCTCGACGGAGTGGCCCACTACCCGGCCGGCCCCGCGCGCGCCGAGACCCACGCCTGGCTCGACCGCCGCGAGGCGCTCCCCGCGGCGCGCGAACTGCTCGCCGCGGCGAAGGGTTCCGACGCCGGCTCACCCCTGCGCCGGCTCCACTGCCAGCAGGCGCTGTCGCTCGTCGGCGCCGACGCCGAACCCGCCGTACGGGACGTCCTCGACGACCCCGAACTCGGCGGCCTCGCCCGCGTCTGGCTCGCCGAACGCGGCGCCGCGGACGTCCCGGCTCCGCCGGAGACGATGATCTTCTGGCTCGCCATCGACACGATCGCCGCGCAGCTGCACGCGGTGGCCGGGGGCGACTCCGAGGAACTCCAGGAACTCGTCGAGGGCCTGACCAGCCAGCACACCGGCTTCTTCGAAGCGGCCTGGCGGGTCGACCACCCGGCGACCCCCGAGGTCCTCGAGGCGATGGGCCGCCTGCACCGCGACAAGGGCGCGGCGAAGGAAGCACGCAAGGCGGCGTTCAAGGCCCGCTCGCGTTCCGACGCCTGACGGGGGCCGGCCCCCGTCACCCCGGCGCGCCCGTGGCGGGCGACCACCCCGCCCGTCTCGTTGTGGGCTCGCCCCGCTGGGCCACCCTCGCCCCCCGTTGTGGGCAGTCGTCCCGCTGGGGCGGGACGGGTGGGCACAACGGACCGGGGCGGTGCCTCGTCCCGGTTCGCCCAGGGGCGGTGCCTGTTCCCGGTTCGCCCGGTGGGCGGTGCGGATACGCACGGTGGGTGGGGGGCGTGGCCCCTCCGGGCTCGCCTCCTCGGGGCCGGCGGCCTCGGGTTACGAGGATGGGAGCCCCGGTAGCGCCGCCGGTCCCCTGCGGGGGCGACCCTGCACGGCCCCGCCCCGGTGCGTCGCCGGGTGCGGGGCGGTGGGTCAGGTGCGGAGGTGGGACGCGCCGTTGAGGTCGAGGATCGTGCCGGAGGACCACTCCGCTGCGGGGGACGCGAGCCAGAGGACCGCCGCGGCGATCTCCTCCGGGTCGGCGACCCGGCCGAACGGGCTCTGGGCGCGGATCGCCTCGCCCTCCGCGCCGGTCAGGCGGTCCGCGACGCGTTCCGTGGTGAAGAACCCCGGCGCGACCGAGGCGACGGCGATGCCGTACGGGGCGAGGGAGACCGCCAGCGACTGGCCGAGGGCGTGGACGGCCGCCTTGGTGGCGCCGTAGGCGGGGTGGTCCGGTTCGCCGCGGAAGGCGCCGCGGGAGCCGATGTTGACGATCCGTCCGCCGGTGCCCTGGTCGATCATGCGGCGCGCGGCCAGGTGGCTCAGGTGCGCGGTGGCGAGCAGGTTGACCGAGACGTGCTGCTGCCACGCCGCCACCCACGCGTCGTACGGCGTCTCGGGCAGCGGGTGGCGGGTGTTCACCGCCGCGTTGTTGACCAGGACGTCCAGGCCGCCCAGCGCGGCGGCGGCGGTGTCGGCGACGCGGGCGGCCTCCCCGGGGTCGGCGAGGTCGCCGGACACCAGGGTGTGGCCCGTTCCGGAGAGGGAGTCGAGCGTGGTGCGGGCGTCGTCGGCGCGGGTGCCGTAGTGCACCGCGACCCGGTCGCCGTTCGCGGCGAAGGCCCGGGCCACGGCGCGCCCGAGGCCCCGGGAGGCGCCGCTGACGAGGACGCGACGGCCGGTG
Proteins encoded in this window:
- a CDS encoding DMT family transporter, whose protein sequence is MGYGLLTAAIVAEVAGTTAMKYSEGFTRLWPSLITVAGYLLAFTLLAQTLKTLSVGTAYAIWAGAGTAAVAAIGMVFLDESTSLVKIAGILLVIAGVVVLNIGGAH
- a CDS encoding TetR/AcrR family transcriptional regulator, translating into MAPRRYDPGRRDRIIDAAIRVVGRGGIAGLSHRTVAAEADVPLGSTTYHFASLDELLVAALRRTGENFAAAVRTSGALTDPGADLAAELARLTGEWLGGERTGVELEYELYLAALRRPALRPVAAEWADGVAAALAGRTDPATARALVALIDGICLQVLLTDTVYDEAYAAEMLGRLLA
- a CDS encoding RNA polymerase sigma factor — protein: MTGPPGKDDATVIAASLDRPEDFAELYNRHAADIHRYAARRLGDAAADDITADTFLAAFRARSRYDLTRANARPWLYGIAANLIGKQRRAEIRALNALARTGRDPVAESWVDHADDRVTAQAAHRPLAGALASLSGGDRHVLLLVAWADLTYQEVAEALSIPVGTVRSRLNRARKKVRAALGDCDPTLVRDFAPEASHG
- the dapD gene encoding 2,3,4,5-tetrahydropyridine-2,6-dicarboxylate N-succinyltransferase, giving the protein MTSAPRTTGAVAAGLATIAGDGTVLDTWFPAPELVAEPGPAGTERLTADQAVNLLGDGAAKAIGVDARRGVEVVAVRTVVSSLDDKPLDAHDAYLRLHLLSHRLVKPHGQSLDGIFGLLANVAWTSLGPVAVDDLEKVRLNARAEGLHLQVTSVDKFPRMTDYVAPKGVRIADADRVRLGAHLAAGTTVMHEGFVNFNAGTLGTSMVEGRISAGVVIGDGSDIGGGASTMGTLSGGGNVIISVGERCLIGAEAGVGIALGDECVVEAGLYITAGTRVTMPDGQIVKARELSGASNILFRRNSVTGTVEARPNNAVWGGLNDILHSHN
- a CDS encoding phage holin family protein yields the protein MAGEPSVGELVKQASEQLSDLVKTEMRTAQAEMMQKGKRAGKGGGMLGAAAAVGYVGLIGVWATVAAALAIVLDVWLAVLIATALFLAVAGALAVMGRAQLKRAVPPKPERAIDGVRSDVHELKERVHR
- a CDS encoding DUF3618 domain-containing protein → MTRDTHHSPGPDELRLQAARKRQELGETIDQLMAKTDVKARAAHLVHDKTPEQVRENTRPLLAAVAAAVVAGVVLWQLRRSGKWG
- a CDS encoding DUF4235 domain-containing protein; its protein translation is MAKQKKRKQKLLYRPVGILLGMAGGAVASTLFAKAWAAVGDGDAPDAMDEEREWKEILLAAAIQGAIFAVVKAAVDRSGAVGVRRLTGTWPG
- a CDS encoding antibiotic biosynthesis monooxygenase, producing the protein MTVVSEPHARPDLRRPGTGVVKVSTWRVGTPERQRAAVDAIAAAWRRRDWPDVGLRSYTVHIGEDGDTLLHYSQWTSEEAYEEFFRSHRDERNAEIDAAVPGIERVALHSYALYRSAPPDPDDHRVPGCVVIVDVEFDGPDPDRQRAWVDGVFDALAGDPAPHPGGMSAHFHLGLDGTRVLNYAEWESAGAHVEALAAPGDGVGSDTPQWRKVLTFPGVVGGGVKRYAPALSLGAGAGAH
- a CDS encoding endonuclease/exonuclease/phosphatase family protein, encoding MPSSLPRSAPRTAPRTAAVSAVVAAALAAGLVATGSATAADTADATRIHDIQGTTRISPLVGQQVSGVTGVVTGVRAYGSRGFWFQDTQADANPATSEGVFVYTGSVPTVAVGDAVTVSGTVTEYVPGGASSGNQSLTQITKPTVTVISSGNPVPAPVTVSARSVPSAYAPAGDPAAGGSVNGLTLRPGRYALDYYESLEGTNVRVGSSRVVGATDPYHELWVTVKPHENDNRRGGTVYGSYTAQNTGRLQIQSLAPVSEQPFPKANVGDWLTGTTEGPLDFNQFGGYTLTARTLGTVADRGLERERTRKQHRGELAVATYNVENLDPSDPQEKFDALAKAVVENLASPDVLALEEIQDNNGAKNDGTVAADQTLKKFTDAIVAAGGPAYQWRSIDPENNKDGGEPGGNIRQAFLFNPARVSFTDRAGGDAATATGVVREKGRAALTHSPGRIDPANTAWENSRKPLAGEFTFRGETVFVIANHFGSKGGDESLVSHHQPPNRSSEAKRLQQAQAVNAFVKDVLEVQRGADVVVLGDINDFEFSGTTKALTADGALRAAITSLPRSERYSYVYQGNSQVLDQILTSPSIRRFAYDSVHINAEFAEQNSDHDPQVLRFRP
- a CDS encoding SDR family NAD(P)-dependent oxidoreductase, which gives rise to MNLPPTGRRVLVSGASRGLGRAVARAFAANGDRVAVHYGTRADDARTTLDSLSGTGHTLVSGDLADPGEAARVADTAAAALGGLDVLVNNAAVNTRHPLPETPYDAWVAAWQQHVSVNLLATAHLSHLAARRMIDQGTGGRIVNIGSRGAFRGEPDHPAYGATKAAVHALGQSLAVSLAPYGIAVASVAPGFFTTERVADRLTGAEGEAIRAQSPFGRVADPEEIAAAVLWLASPAAEWSSGTILDLNGASHLRT